In Merismopedia glauca CCAP 1448/3, a genomic segment contains:
- a CDS encoding radical SAM protein: MAPLVANYYLTNRIYLDPESSLAEDMTAVEDANLTDVARNLSDLRRLGVKYINLAGTEPLLYADIQQVLTLAKEQGLVVSLSTSPNLYLKQARKIKGLVDYLNFSLDDDNIIFSDKSASIEAGGSLLAGIELARSLGEYPVLNFTINLQNYHYLEAIAKLSQSFGVRVWLILNSLGAIGEDSPVSHHISGMSAVIEAVTHKYSHIGYNKAALAFLQAGGNDRQNPRCQAVDAAISISTDDRLLMPCSHIAQTAIPIEGKLFDLYQSSPIIEKSRKFQGKMPPCQGCTLWTYMIPSFFIGVDKYWWLNQLTYAGEVLARRRFLQRA, encoded by the coding sequence ATGGCTCCCCTGGTTGCCAATTACTATCTTACTAATCGAATTTATCTCGATCCAGAATCATCCCTAGCGGAAGACATGACCGCAGTTGAGGATGCTAACCTAACAGATGTAGCTCGTAACTTATCTGACTTGCGCCGTTTGGGAGTCAAATATATCAACTTAGCAGGTACAGAACCCCTGCTTTATGCTGATATTCAGCAAGTTTTAACCCTAGCCAAAGAACAAGGATTAGTTGTCAGTCTCAGCACTAGCCCGAATTTGTATCTTAAGCAGGCTAGAAAGATTAAGGGATTAGTCGATTACCTCAACTTTAGTTTAGACGACGATAATATTATATTTTCGGATAAATCTGCCAGTATAGAAGCAGGTGGCAGCTTATTAGCCGGAATTGAGCTAGCTCGATCTTTGGGAGAATATCCCGTTTTAAACTTCACCATTAACCTGCAAAATTACCACTATCTCGAAGCGATCGCCAAACTCAGTCAAAGTTTTGGGGTGAGAGTGTGGTTAATCCTCAACTCATTAGGTGCAATTGGCGAAGATAGTCCCGTTAGCCATCATATTTCGGGAATGTCGGCAGTTATTGAAGCCGTAACGCACAAGTATAGTCACATTGGCTATAATAAAGCCGCTCTAGCCTTTCTCCAAGCCGGAGGTAACGATCGCCAAAATCCTCGTTGTCAAGCGGTAGATGCGGCGATTAGCATCTCCACAGACGACAGGCTGTTAATGCCTTGCTCTCATATAGCCCAAACAGCGATACCCATCGAAGGAAAATTATTTGATTTATATCAAAGTTCTCCAATTATAGAAAAATCTCGAAAATTCCAGGGAAAAATGCCTCCTTGTCAGGGATGTACCCTGTGGACGTATATGATACCCAGCTTTTTTATCGGTGTAGACAAATATTGGTGGTTAAATCAACTGACTTATGCGGGAGAAGTACTGGCTAGAAGACGATTCCTCCAACGAGCCTGA
- a CDS encoding glycosyltransferase encodes MREKYWLEDDSSNEPDRIEELLSEDLETEFFQGLGGRRKKAAFLLISIWAVVIGLNLVTWGKWVVLALTAVICLQNLQLILTPTPSPPEPLSDATKSTWPSVSLLVAAKNEEAVIAKLVKMLSQLDYPADKYEIWAIDDHSSDRTGIILDELTKQYSQLHVLHRPPGSSGGKSGALNQVLKLSHGEIIGVFDADAQVTPDLLQKVVAHFQNPKIGAVQVQKAIANASTNFWTRGQFAEMAMDTFLQRQRIAVGGMGELRGNGQFVRRAAIDSCGGWNEETITDDLDLTLRLHLDGWDIELLESPPVYEEGVTKAIALWHQRNRWAEGGYQRYLDYWRLILAGRLSATKTTDLFWSFLLIQYLLPTAIVPDFLMALVRQNTPLLAPLTSISLFFSFVMMYLGWRRYISTPGAKGIKPRLTALWQTTQGIVYMLHWVIVMSSTTARMSVRAKRLKWVKTVHQGSSEVLRESET; translated from the coding sequence ATGCGGGAGAAGTACTGGCTAGAAGACGATTCCTCCAACGAGCCTGATCGGATTGAGGAATTGCTATCGGAAGATTTAGAGACTGAGTTCTTTCAAGGACTAGGAGGAAGGCGCAAAAAAGCTGCCTTCCTCCTCATATCAATTTGGGCGGTAGTTATTGGCTTAAATTTAGTTACTTGGGGTAAATGGGTAGTCTTAGCCCTGACAGCAGTTATCTGTCTGCAAAATCTGCAACTGATCCTGACTCCGACTCCATCTCCTCCCGAACCCTTATCAGATGCTACTAAATCTACCTGGCCTTCAGTATCATTGCTAGTAGCAGCGAAAAACGAAGAAGCAGTCATCGCTAAACTAGTCAAAATGCTTTCACAGCTAGACTATCCTGCCGATAAGTATGAAATTTGGGCAATAGACGACCATAGTAGCGATCGCACTGGGATCATCCTTGATGAACTAACTAAACAATACTCCCAACTCCATGTTTTACACCGTCCACCAGGTTCTAGTGGTGGTAAATCGGGGGCTTTAAATCAAGTTTTAAAACTAAGTCATGGGGAAATAATTGGTGTTTTTGATGCCGATGCCCAAGTTACTCCAGATTTGCTGCAAAAAGTGGTAGCTCACTTCCAGAATCCCAAAATTGGAGCCGTTCAAGTCCAAAAAGCGATCGCCAACGCTTCTACTAACTTCTGGACTCGGGGACAATTTGCAGAAATGGCGATGGATACCTTTTTGCAACGGCAAAGAATTGCTGTTGGTGGGATGGGAGAACTGAGAGGAAACGGTCAATTTGTACGTCGTGCGGCTATAGACAGTTGTGGCGGGTGGAATGAAGAGACTATCACCGACGATCTGGACTTAACCTTGCGTTTGCATCTAGATGGTTGGGATATAGAACTGCTAGAATCCCCTCCAGTATACGAAGAAGGAGTCACCAAAGCGATCGCCCTGTGGCATCAGCGCAATCGGTGGGCAGAAGGCGGATATCAACGCTATCTCGACTACTGGCGCTTAATTCTTGCAGGTAGACTCAGTGCCACCAAAACCACCGATTTATTCTGGTCTTTCCTCTTAATTCAATACCTACTGCCAACAGCTATCGTCCCCGACTTTTTGATGGCTCTAGTGCGGCAAAATACCCCTCTACTGGCTCCTTTAACCAGCATCTCCCTATTTTTCTCATTCGTGATGATGTACCTGGGTTGGCGGCGTTATATCTCCACACCAGGAGCAAAAGGTATAAAACCCCGTCTCACGGCTTTGTGGCAAACTACCCAAGGAATTGTTTATATGCTGCATTGGGTAATCGTGATGAGTAGCACTACGGCGAGAATGTCTGTGCGGGCTAAACGCTTAAAATGGGTGAAAACGGTACATCAAGGCAGTAGCGAAGTGTTGCGGGAAAGCGAAACGTGA
- a CDS encoding ELWxxDGT repeat protein produces the protein MPSGAQIPTATNPYGMTNVNGITFFGADSSVIGYELWKTNGTAAGSVLVKDINAGTSDSDPDNFIGVGSRLVFTAYTPATGRELWSSNGTAAGTTILKDIRVGTSSSSLDKFTIIGTTLYFTAYDPTYGTELWKTDGTPAGTVLVKDIRPGINSSSPDNFTVIGTTLYFTASDGSFGTELWKTNGTAAGTVRVKDIYPGSGSSSPRYLTNINDVLYFNANSLSGRKLWKSNGTAGGTVQVNP, from the coding sequence ATGCCCAGTGGTGCCCAAATTCCCACTGCGACTAACCCATATGGCATGACTAACGTCAATGGCATTACATTCTTTGGTGCTGATAGCAGTGTTATAGGATATGAGCTATGGAAGACTAATGGCACTGCTGCTGGTTCCGTTTTAGTTAAGGATATTAATGCAGGAACTAGTGATTCCGATCCTGATAATTTTATTGGTGTCGGTAGCCGCCTTGTCTTTACTGCCTATACTCCTGCTACAGGTAGAGAACTCTGGAGTAGTAATGGTACTGCTGCTGGTACTACCATACTCAAAGACATTAGAGTAGGGACTTCTAGTTCTTCTCTAGACAAATTCACTATTATCGGTACTACGTTGTACTTTACAGCATACGATCCGACTTATGGCACAGAGTTGTGGAAGACAGATGGCACTCCTGCTGGTACAGTTCTAGTCAAAGACATTAGACCAGGGATTAATAGTTCTTCTCCAGACAACTTTACTGTTATCGGCACTACGCTGTACTTTACAGCATCTGATGGGAGTTTTGGCACAGAGTTGTGGAAGACAAATGGCACTGCCGCTGGCACAGTCCGAGTCAAAGACATCTATCCAGGGAGTGGTAGTTCTTCCCCACGATACCTCACCAACATCAATGATGTTCTGTACTTTAATGCTAACAGCTTAAGTGGGCGGAAACTGTGGAAGAGTAATGGTACTGCGGGTGGTACTGTCCAGGTTAATCCCTAG
- a CDS encoding SLC13 family permease, which translates to MENWQAIAALGIFAGVIVLLMTEWLQMTVAAMLGALLLIFLNILSLDEAIGYIAKSHATLGLFFGVMVMVRAFEPTKVFDYLATQMVILAKGRGNRLLLGIVGITTPICAVLPNATTVMLLAPLIPPLAAEIGVDFVPLLILMVFIANSAGLLTLVGDPATFIVGTSINMSFTDYLQKLSLGGAIAVITVICTLPFLFKKIWRTQLPNLESLPHPEINHPRMLTVGAIIVLVVLVFFIIGETLPVPISPATVALMGAALCLMLAHHSKIDTVHHILRDVDWTTLIFFMSIFVLIGGLEKTGVISSASGILAVILGKNVALGAIALLFSVGLLSSVVPNIPLVVAMVPLLKEYIVNAGFIGKEILDPNFSGQIPPVVLPLFYAMMYGATLGGNGTLVGASSNIVAAGIAEQHGKRISFSTFLYYGIPIMLLQLGTSAIYVAIAFLRS; encoded by the coding sequence ATGGAAAATTGGCAAGCAATAGCCGCATTAGGGATTTTTGCAGGGGTAATTGTGCTACTCATGACTGAGTGGCTACAGATGACAGTAGCAGCTATGTTAGGGGCGCTGCTGTTAATCTTTCTGAATATTCTGAGTTTAGATGAAGCAATTGGTTACATAGCTAAAAGTCATGCCACATTAGGCTTATTTTTTGGCGTGATGGTGATGGTGAGGGCATTTGAACCAACCAAGGTGTTTGATTACTTGGCGACTCAAATGGTAATTCTTGCCAAAGGCAGAGGAAATCGCTTATTACTCGGAATTGTGGGCATTACTACGCCGATTTGTGCGGTATTGCCCAATGCAACGACAGTGATGCTATTAGCTCCCTTAATTCCACCTTTAGCCGCAGAAATTGGGGTTGATTTTGTACCTCTGTTGATTTTGATGGTTTTTATTGCCAATAGTGCTGGTTTATTAACCCTAGTAGGCGATCCAGCTACTTTTATCGTGGGAACTTCTATCAATATGAGTTTTACAGATTATCTACAAAAACTCAGTTTAGGTGGAGCGATCGCAGTTATTACCGTTATTTGTACCTTACCATTTTTGTTCAAAAAAATCTGGCGCACCCAGCTTCCCAATCTAGAAAGCTTACCTCACCCAGAAATTAACCATCCCCGTATGTTAACCGTTGGGGCAATCATTGTCTTGGTGGTGCTAGTGTTTTTTATTATTGGCGAAACCCTACCAGTCCCAATTTCTCCGGCTACAGTAGCATTAATGGGGGCTGCACTTTGCCTAATGCTAGCCCATCATAGCAAAATTGACACAGTTCACCATATTTTGCGGGATGTAGACTGGACGACGTTGATTTTCTTCATGAGCATCTTTGTGCTGATTGGTGGCTTGGAAAAAACTGGTGTCATCAGCAGTGCATCGGGCATCTTAGCAGTCATACTAGGAAAAAATGTAGCACTAGGAGCGATCGCTCTTCTATTTTCAGTTGGTTTGCTGTCTAGCGTCGTGCCTAATATTCCTTTAGTGGTAGCAATGGTGCCTTTACTCAAGGAATACATCGTTAATGCTGGGTTTATTGGGAAAGAAATCCTAGATCCCAACTTTTCTGGTCAAATACCACCAGTAGTACTCCCCCTATTTTATGCCATGATGTACGGAGCCACCTTGGGTGGAAATGGCACTTTAGTTGGTGCATCTTCTAATATTGTGGCAGCAGGTATCGCCGAACAGCACGGAAAACGGATTTCTTTTAGCACTTTCCTTTACTACGGGATTCCAATCATGTTGCTACAACTGGGGACTAGTGCTATATATGTGGCGATCGCTTTTTTACGCAGCTAA